One window of Metopolophium dirhodum isolate CAU chromosome 3, ASM1992520v1, whole genome shotgun sequence genomic DNA carries:
- the LOC132941886 gene encoding uncharacterized protein LOC132941886: protein MTRHWATSLLIIAQIFNAAWGVEYDRALFVKSDDIRKAREIHTKVSQIAPNSMDQTVDHILTWLQTRYQNQQSQRLARQDNNEQRPRPFVASPAQSDYRGYLPPQPPPQPEFNIPTTSSQYQPTATPSANISPFFGQTSEPGQTAPPPLPSEDTPPQPLVPIAGFEPLSSSSPNVSPQTPGFADEPTSFQVTNPSVQPELNNPETVQINNNDIVHPPHIHEMNVQCSKDMMTINIEFNKPYDGVIYSKGFYNTPECRYVNPNSGQTKYSFKVMLNSCGTHFVDEFSSGKQAYLENVLVVQNEPGIQEVWDVIRSVRCLWEGNLNKALSIALNIGMLNQEVVTFSGDTATARLDIQTGKGPFAPIASGLVKIGETMTLVVTVDGDPGFNILVRECVARDNNPESGNQLQLTDAQGCVSKPKLFGSFQTTTNPATGSLIAYAYFQAFKFPDVMDLLIECNVELCKANCQPCSETNQKIDPGRKRRDVHNNIATNNTINTSGDSADSMMLVGRVHVYSPDDLLADNFNQTATDVLDPLQAFTTGDRTLCISSKKFYMTYSFMVAVTLISSAMSMVLWIRLQRKIYKD, encoded by the exons ATGACCCGTCATTGGGCGACGAGCTTGTTAATCATCGCACAGATATTCAACGCA GCATGGGGCGTGGAGTACGATCGAGCTCTATTCGTCAAATCCGATGACATAAGAAAAGCAAGAG AGATACACACGAAAGTATCCCAAATAGCTCCAAATTCTATGGATCAGACGGTAGACCATATACTCACGTGGTTACAGACAAGATATCAAAATCAACAGTCCCAGCGTTTGG CTCGCCAGGACAACAACGAACAGCGTCCTCGCCCGTTCGTGGCCTCTCCTGCTCAATCAGACTACCGGGGATATCTACCCCCACAACCACCACCGCAACCGGAGTTCAACATACCAACAACCTCATCACAATATCAGCCCACCGCCACCCCATCCGCAAACATAAGCCCATTCTTTGGACAGACTTCCGAACCAGGTCAGACGGCACCACCTCCGTTACCGTCGGAGGACACTCCACCACAGCCTCTGGTACCGATTGCGGGGTTCGAACCACTATCCTCGTCGTCACCAAACGTCTCACCACAGACACCGGGTTTCGCGGACGAGCCCACCAGTTTCCAGGTCACAAATCCGTCGGTGCAACCAGAATTGAATAACCCAGAAACCGTTCAAATCAACAACAATGACATTGTACACCCCCCACACATACACGAGATGAACGTGCAATGTTCAAAAGATATGATGACCATTAACATCGAGTTCAACAAACCGTACGATGGCGTCATTTACTCAAAG GGGTTCTACAACACACCGGAGTGCAGATATGTGAATCCGAATTCCGGCCAGACAAAGTATTCGTTCAAAGTGATGTTGAACTCTTGCGGGACACATTTCGTCGACGAATTCTCTTCCGGCAAACAGGCATATTTGGAAAACGTATTGGTTGTACAAAACGAACCTGGGATACAAGAA GTCTGGGACGTCATACGTAGTGTCAGATGTCTGTGGGAAGGTAATTTGAACAAAGCTCTGTCTATTGCGTTGAATATCGGTATGTTGAACCAGGAAGTGGTGACGTTCAGTGGAGATACGGCGACTGCTCGACTTGATATCCAA ACCGGCAAAGGACCGTTCGCACCGATCGCTAGCGGTCTAGTGAAAATCGGCGAGACCATGACGTTAGTCGTGACGGTGGACGGCGATCCTGGATTCAACATCTTAGTGAGGGAATGCGTGGCCCGCGACAACAACCCCGAGTCGGGCAATCAACTGCAGCTGACCGACGCCCAAGGGTGCGTGTCGAAACCCAAGCTTTTCGGCAGCTTCCAAACGACGACGAACCCGGCTACTGGTTCGTTGATAGCCTACGCATACTTCCaa GCGTTCAAATTTCCGGACGTCATGGACCTGTTGATCGAGTGCAACGTCGAACTGTGCAAAGCCAACTGTCAGCCGTGTTCAGAAACGAATCAA AAAATCGATCCCGGTCGTAAAAGACGAGACGTGCACAACAATATTGCGACGAACAATACGATCAATACGTCCGGCGACAGTGCGGATTCTATGATGTTGGTCGGCCGCGTACACGTTTACTCGCCCGACGACCTGCTGGCCGACAATTTCAATCAGACCGCCACCGACGTGCTGGATCCGCTACAGGCGTTCACGACGG GCGACCGAACTTTGTGCATCTCatcaaaaaagttttatatGACCTATTCGTTTATGGTCGCAGTGACATTAATATCGAGTGCAATGAGCATGGTCCTGTGGATTCGATTACAACGCAAGATCTATAAAGATTAA